The DNA region ATCCACGGCATCTCGATGGCGGAGGCGTCGGCGCCGTCGCTGGCGATCACCCGGTCGTCGGCCTGGCCGCCCTTGAGGCCCTGGGTCACCACGATCTTGTCGGGGTAGGCCTTGCGGACCGGGTCGCTGGCGGCGTCCCAGTTGGTGTTGCGGACCAGCACGAGCTGCTTGCCGCGGTCGTAGGTCTCGATCTTGTACGGGCCGGAGGAGAACGGCCGGATGTCGTACTGGGTGCCCTTCTCCTGGGCCTGCGGCACCGGGGAGAAGGTCGGCAGGGTGGCGGTGTAGGCGAACTCGGCGACCGGGCGCTTGAGGCGGAAGACGATGGTCTTGTCGTCCGGCGTCTCGATGCTCGGCAGGTGCTCGCCGGTCAGCGGGCCCTTGTAGTTCTCGCCGCCGGCCAGGTACTGGACGGCGTAGTCGGGGCCGCCGGTGAGGTCCGGGGAGAAGGAGCGCTCGACGTTGTACTTGACGTCGGCGGACTTGATCGGGGTGCCGTCCTCGTACTTGAGGCCGTCCTTCAGGGTGAAGGTCCAGGTCTTGCCGCCGTCCGAGGGGCGGCCGGTGTCGGTGGCGAGGTCGGGGACGATCTCGTTGCCGGCGGCGCCCGGCTCGGCCTTGAAGGTCACCAGGGTGCGGTAGATCAGGCGGGTGCCGAAGTCCATGTGCGGCAGCACCCAGTTGCGGGCCGGGTCGAGGTGGGCGAAGTCCTGGTTGGTCAGCACGGTGAGGGTGCCGCCCTTGACCGGCGTGCCGCCGATGATCGTGCCGCTCTCGGCACCCGGGCCCTTGGTGGAGCTCGGCGCGGCGTCCCCGCCGGTGTCGCTCTTGTCCTTCGCACAGGCCCCGAGGCCGAGGGTCAGTGTCGCCGCAATGGCCGCCGCGAGGGCCGCCTGGGTACGCCTGGTCATGTGCAACTCCGCTGTGGGGGGGCCAGCCGTAACGGCCCGTCGTCCGCCCCGGGGTGATCCGGGACCCTGCCGGGAGGGCGACCTCAGGGGGTCTAGCCGCTCCGTGGTGTGACCCGTAACATAGTAATGTGAAATTGCACTGCACAAGAGGTGACGCGACCCGTTACCGAGCTGTGTCCGTGCCGCCCCCTCGCCCCGATCGGCCGACGCCCAACCCGCAAGGCTCCGATCAGGGAAACCCCGTTCCAGGAAGCCCCGCTTAGGAGTACCCCCGGTGACCCTCCGTCAGACCGGCCTCAACACCGGCAGCCACGACCTCCCCGTCTCCCCCGCCCTCAACGCCTTCATGGGCACCTCCTGGGCCCCGACCCCGCTCCCCGCCGAGAACCGGGTCCCCGCCCACGCCGCCCTGCCCGGCCGCCACGCCCGGCTCTCCGCCGCCTTCCCCGGCGAGCGCCTGATCGTCCCCGCCGGCCGGCTGAAGGTCCGCAGCAACGACTGCGACTACCGCTTCCGCCCGCACAGCGCCTACGCCTGGCTCACCGGCCTCACCGGCGAGGACCAGGTCGGCCACGTCATCGTCCTGGAGCCCACCGGCCCCGAGGGCCACGAGCCCGTCCTCTACCTGCGCCCCCGCTCCGTCCGCGGCGGCGACCCGGTCCGCGGCGCCGAGTTCTTCCGGGACCGCCGCTACGGCGAGTTCTGGGTCGGCCGGCGCCCCGACCTCGACGAGGCCGCCCGGCTCACCGGCGTGCGCGCCGAGCACCTCGACGACCTCGACAAGCTGCTCGCCGGCCCCCAGCCCGCCACCCGCGTCCTCGCCGGCGTCGACTCCGAGCTCGACACCGCCGCCGGCCGCCCCGGCGCCGCCGCGCGGATCGACTCCGACGCCGCCCTGGCCGCCGTCCTCTCCGAGCTGCGCCTGGTCAAGGACACCTGGGAGGTGGAGCAGCTCCAGCTCTCCGTCGACCACACCGTGCTCGGCTTCGAGGACGTCGTCCGCGCACTGCCCGCCGCGTTCCGCCACCACCGCGGCGAGCGCTGGATCGAGGGCGTCTTCAACCTGCGCGCCCGCGCCGAGGGCAACGGCACCGGCTACGAGACCATCGCCGCCTCCGGCGCGCACGCCTGCGTGCTGCACTGGATCCGCAACGACGGCGCCCTCGACCCGAACGCGCTGCTGCTGCTGGACGCCGGTGTGGAGACCGACACCCTCTACACCGCCGACATCACCCGCACCCTCCCGCTGAACGGCACCTTCACCGCGGTCCAGCGCCAGGCCTACGAGCTGGTCCTGGCCGCCCAGCAGGCCGGCATCGACACCCTGCGCCCGGGCGCCCGCTTCCGCGACTTCCACACCGCCGCCGCGCGCGTCATCGCCGAGGGCCTCGCCGACTGGGGCATCCTGCCGGTCTCCGCCGAGGAGGCCCTGGCCGACGACAGCGGCCTCTACCGCCGCTACACCCTCTGCGGCACCGGCCACATGCTCGGCCTCGACGTCCACGACTGCGCCAAGGCCCGCGCCGAGACCTACCTCGACGGCGTCCTGGAGGAGGGCCACGTCCTCACCGTCGAGCCCGGCCTCTACCTCCAGCCCGACGACGAGACCCTCCCGGCGGAGCTGCGCGGGATCGGCATCCGGATCGAGGACGACCTCGTCATCACCTCCGACGGGGCCCGCCTGATGTCCGGCGCCCTGCCGCGCACCGTCGACGGCATCGAGTCCTGGATGGCCGGCCTGCTCGCCTGACCGGCACCGGCCCGGCCCGCGACGGCCCGGCCCGCGGCAGGGGGATCAGGCGACCTTGATCGTCCGGTCCCCCTGCCGCACGGTGACCTCCACCTCGCCCCCGATCGCGGCGGCGTACGCCCGCAGGTTGTCCAGGCTGTCCACCTGCCCGTGCTCGATCTGCGAGACCCGCGCCTGGCTCACCCCCAGCACCCCGGCCACCTCCTTCTGCGTCAGCCCCGCCTTCCGCCGCAGCTCGGCCAGCTCGTACCCGCGGATCCGCGCCAGCGTCTCCCGCCGGATCCGCGCCCGGTCCGCCACCGCCTCCGGCGAAGCCAGCGCGGGAAACCGCTCCATGGCCTCCGCCCGCACCTCAGTCCAGCTCCGGCCCTTCATGCCCACTCGCCCTCTCGCCGTTCCCCGACGTACGTTGCGTACCGCTCCTCCGCCAGGGGAATGGCTTTCTCGTACCATTCCGACCAACGACCTGACTTGTCCCCTGCCACGAGGATGATCGCCTCCCGCTGCTTGTCGAAGACGAACAGCATCCGTACCTCGCTTGCGCCGGCCGAGCCCGGCCTCAGTTCCTTGAGGTTGTGCAGACGGCTCCGGTGGATCCGGTCCACCGCAGGACGCCCCAGGGTCGGACCTTCCTCGGCGAGCAGATCGAGCGCTTCCAGGATGTTGCCCGCAGTCTTCGGGTCGTCCTCGCAGATCCGCAAGTACCACTCCTCCACCGGGGCCAGCAGTGTGATCTCCCACATGGCACCGACTTAAGTACGCGCTTATACGGTACCGCTCGGATTCCACTGCGAACCACCCCTGCGGGGGATGGTGCTGCCCGGCGTGCACGCCCCGGTGGTGCGCCCTGGCGCGATGGGATGATCGGCTGCATGACTGGAGCCGGTACGGAGATGCTGACGCCCGCCGAGGCGGTGGAGCGGTCGGGGTTCAGCCTCGACACCTTGCGGTACTACGAGCGGATCGGCCTGCTGGACGCCGTGCAGCGGGACCGCACCGGGCGGCGCCTGTTCAGCGAGCACGACCTCGCCTGGCTCGGCATGCTGCGGTGCCTGCGGGACACCGGCATGCCGATCGCGGGCATGCTGCGGTTCACCGAACTCGCACGCGCCGGGGACGCCACGGTCGCCGAGCGGCTGGCCGTGCTGGAGGAGCACGACGCCCGGGTCGAGGCGCAGATCGCCCACCTGCGGCGGCAGCAGGGCCACATCCGCCGCAAGATCGGCCACTACCGCTCCGTGCTCACCGACCAGCCCCGCGAGCCTGCCGCCACAGCTCCTTGACGAGCTCCGCCGCCGGACCGACGAGCGCCGCCCGGTGGCCCGTCCCGGCCCACAGGTGCATCGCCCCGGTGTCCCCCCGCCGGGCCGCCGCCGCGCGCAGCGGCGCCGTCAGGTGGTGCACCTCCGGGTAGGCGGCCGGGGCGTACGGCCCGTACCGGTCGATGAACGCGTTGCGCAGGCCGCGCGCCGGGCGGCCGGTGAACGCCCTGGTCACCGCCGTCTCGTCGAACTCCGTGAGCGCCGCCCGGTGCGCCGCCGACGCCCCGGACTCGTCCGCGCGCAGCAGCGCCGTCCCGAGCTGGACGGCGACCGCCCCGGCCCGCAGTGCGCCCGCGACCGCGGGGCCGTCCGCCAGCCCGCCGGCGGCGATCAGCGGCAGTCCGGTCACCGCCCGTACGGCGGCGAGCAGGTCGAGCAGCGGCCGGTCCCCCGGCAGGTCCGCCGCCCGGTGGGTGGCCCGGTGCCCGCCGGCCTCCGGCCCCTGCACGCAGAGCGCGTCCATCCCGACGGCCTCGGCCCGCCGCGCCTCCTCGGGGGTGGTCACGGTGCCGACCTGGAACGTGCCCGCCGCCCGCAGCGCCCGCGCCTCCTCGGCGGAGGGCAGCCCGAAGGTGTAGGACACCACCGGGACGGGGTCGGCGAGCAGTGCGGCGACCTTGGCGTCCCAGTCGTCCCGGTCGGGTGCGACCTCCTCCGGCAGCGAGACGCCGTGCCGCTGCGCCTCCGGCCGGAGCCGGTCCCGGTAGGCGGCGACGGCCGCCGGGTCGCCCGGCCCGGCGGGCACGAAGAGGTTGACGCCGAAGGGGCGGTCCGTGGTCTCCCGGACCAGGCGGACCTGTTCGGCCACGGCGGCGGCGCTCTTGTAGCCGGCGGCCAGGAAGCCGAGTCCGCCCGCCCCGTTCACCGCGGCGACCAGCTCCGGCGTGGACGCCCCGCCCGCCATCGGGGCGGCGATCACGGGCACGGCGAGTCGGTCGAGTTCGTCGGGTCGGACGGCCATCCGGGGATCCTCCACCCACGTGTCACAGCGCGGCTCGAACGGCCACCACCCTACGCCCCGGCGGGTCCGGGCCCGGCGCCGGATCAGCCCCCCGCCCCGCGCCGGATCAGCCCCCTGGCCCGCGCCTCCCGGACCGCCGCCGTGCGCGACTCCACCCCCAACTTGGTGTAGACGTGCACCAGGTGCGACTTCACGGTGGCCTGGCTCAGGTGCAGCTCGCGGCTGATCTGCTGGTTGGTCAGCCCGTCGGCGACCAGCCCCAGCACCTCGGTCTCGCGGGCGCTGAGCGCGGCCGCGGGCGTCCGCATCCGCTCCAGCAGCCGGTCCGCCACGGTGGCCGCCAGCGCCGTCCGCCCGGCCGCGGCGGCGCGGACCGCCCTGGCCAGCTCCTCCGGCGGCGCGTCCTTCAGCAGGTACCCGGTGGCACCGGCCTCCAGTGCCGGCAGGGTGTCGGCGTCGCTGTCGTACGTGGTGACGACCAGCACCCGCGGCGCCCCCTCGCCCCGGGCGGTGATCGCGGCGGTGGCCTGGGCGCCGTTCATCGCCGCCCCCGGCCCGAACTGGAGGTCCATCAGGACCACGTCGACGCCCGGGTCCGCCGCCAGTTCGACGGCCCGCTCGGCGGTCGCGGCCTCCGCGACGATCGCGAAGTCCGGTTCGCTCTCCAGGACGGCCCGCAGCCCGGCCCGGACCACGGGGTGGTCGTCGGCGAGCAGCAGGCGGATCACGCCGTCGGTCATGCGGGTTCCTCCGTCGTGGCGGCGGGCACCGGCAGCAGCACGGCCAGCG from Kitasatospora sp. NBC_00458 includes:
- a CDS encoding ABC transporter substrate-binding protein, with the protein product MTRRTQAALAAAIAATLTLGLGACAKDKSDTGGDAAPSSTKGPGAESGTIIGGTPVKGGTLTVLTNQDFAHLDPARNWVLPHMDFGTRLIYRTLVTFKAEPGAAGNEIVPDLATDTGRPSDGGKTWTFTLKDGLKYEDGTPIKSADVKYNVERSFSPDLTGGPDYAVQYLAGGENYKGPLTGEHLPSIETPDDKTIVFRLKRPVAEFAYTATLPTFSPVPQAQEKGTQYDIRPFSSGPYKIETYDRGKQLVLVRNTNWDAASDPVRKAYPDKIVVTQGLKGGQADDRVIASDGADASAIEMPWMRPESVPKVLPKADVKARMVAERTGCTDSLYLNTSKAPFDDPKVREAMMWAVDRESQVTAFGGPAMADVATSFLPPSLNGGTKADPLKIPATGDPEKAKELLKAAGKTDLKLSLTVSLGDKTRGEALQQSLSKSGIQVTVNTVDPSAFADTVGDIKNAPDLLIQGWCPDYPSAATFFPFLFDGRTIKEKGNQGNYSQFRDQATMDRMDQIAAMTDVNEANKAWSQLDEDLMKKAPAVPLMWQRRPLLVGTNVAGAFGNSGYAGMIDMAVIGLKDPSKSQG
- a CDS encoding aminopeptidase P family protein, which translates into the protein MTLRQTGLNTGSHDLPVSPALNAFMGTSWAPTPLPAENRVPAHAALPGRHARLSAAFPGERLIVPAGRLKVRSNDCDYRFRPHSAYAWLTGLTGEDQVGHVIVLEPTGPEGHEPVLYLRPRSVRGGDPVRGAEFFRDRRYGEFWVGRRPDLDEAARLTGVRAEHLDDLDKLLAGPQPATRVLAGVDSELDTAAGRPGAAARIDSDAALAAVLSELRLVKDTWEVEQLQLSVDHTVLGFEDVVRALPAAFRHHRGERWIEGVFNLRARAEGNGTGYETIAASGAHACVLHWIRNDGALDPNALLLLDAGVETDTLYTADITRTLPLNGTFTAVQRQAYELVLAAQQAGIDTLRPGARFRDFHTAAARVIAEGLADWGILPVSAEEALADDSGLYRRYTLCGTGHMLGLDVHDCAKARAETYLDGVLEEGHVLTVEPGLYLQPDDETLPAELRGIGIRIEDDLVITSDGARLMSGALPRTVDGIESWMAGLLA
- a CDS encoding helix-turn-helix domain-containing protein; the encoded protein is MERFPALASPEAVADRARIRRETLARIRGYELAELRRKAGLTQKEVAGVLGVSQARVSQIEHGQVDSLDNLRAYAAAIGGEVEVTVRQGDRTIKVA
- a CDS encoding type II toxin-antitoxin system RelE/ParE family toxin — translated: MWEITLLAPVEEWYLRICEDDPKTAGNILEALDLLAEEGPTLGRPAVDRIHRSRLHNLKELRPGSAGASEVRMLFVFDKQREAIILVAGDKSGRWSEWYEKAIPLAEERYATYVGERREGEWA
- a CDS encoding MerR family transcriptional regulator: MTGAGTEMLTPAEAVERSGFSLDTLRYYERIGLLDAVQRDRTGRRLFSEHDLAWLGMLRCLRDTGMPIAGMLRFTELARAGDATVAERLAVLEEHDARVEAQIAHLRRQQGHIRRKIGHYRSVLTDQPREPAATAP
- a CDS encoding nitronate monooxygenase, translated to MAVRPDELDRLAVPVIAAPMAGGASTPELVAAVNGAGGLGFLAAGYKSAAAVAEQVRLVRETTDRPFGVNLFVPAGPGDPAAVAAYRDRLRPEAQRHGVSLPEEVAPDRDDWDAKVAALLADPVPVVSYTFGLPSAEEARALRAAGTFQVGTVTTPEEARRAEAVGMDALCVQGPEAGGHRATHRAADLPGDRPLLDLLAAVRAVTGLPLIAAGGLADGPAVAGALRAGAVAVQLGTALLRADESGASAAHRAALTEFDETAVTRAFTGRPARGLRNAFIDRYGPYAPAAYPEVHHLTAPLRAAAARRGDTGAMHLWAGTGHRAALVGPAAELVKELWRQARGAGR
- a CDS encoding response regulator transcription factor: MTDGVIRLLLADDHPVVRAGLRAVLESEPDFAIVAEAATAERAVELAADPGVDVVLMDLQFGPGAAMNGAQATAAITARGEGAPRVLVVTTYDSDADTLPALEAGATGYLLKDAPPEELARAVRAAAAGRTALAATVADRLLERMRTPAAALSARETEVLGLVADGLTNQQISRELHLSQATVKSHLVHVYTKLGVESRTAAVREARARGLIRRGAGG